Proteins encoded by one window of Candidatus Krumholzibacteriota bacterium:
- a CDS encoding HlyD family efflux transporter periplasmic adaptor subunit, protein MDRIIEKNRRTPARIAAIVAAAVVLVVAWRLVVSTGGDRLDVPRERITVSTVERGPFQEYVTVPGTVIPIRTIYLDAVEGGRVDTVCLEAGAMVAAGQPIMRLANTDLLLDIMYREAELFQQSNNLRNTRLAMAQNELALRTELHELDYRIKESRRGYESRRELAARGLVPEQEYESARDEYEYLVGRRLLTLRTHAQDSLFRAVQVGQIEASLARMEANLDVVRKNLDNLVIRAPVSGHLTSLNAAAGESKSRGERLGQIDVLDGFKIRLAVEEYYIQRVDIARRGAVDIGGERFGLLVQKVYPEVVDGRFEVDMTFEGAEPPAIRRGQTVRVRIELGDVSEAVLLPRGSFSQKTGGRWVFLLDENNASAKRRFVTLGMQNPDFYEVIAGLEPGDRVVTSAYDAFGDADVLVLRN, encoded by the coding sequence ATGGACAGGATCATCGAGAAGAACCGCCGGACGCCGGCCCGGATCGCGGCGATCGTCGCGGCCGCGGTCGTTCTCGTCGTCGCCTGGCGACTCGTCGTGTCGACCGGCGGCGACCGGCTCGACGTCCCGCGCGAACGGATCACCGTCTCCACCGTCGAGCGCGGCCCCTTCCAGGAGTACGTCACCGTCCCCGGCACGGTCATCCCGATCCGGACGATCTATCTCGACGCCGTCGAGGGGGGGCGGGTCGATACCGTCTGTCTCGAGGCGGGAGCGATGGTCGCCGCGGGACAGCCGATCATGCGGCTCGCCAACACGGACCTGCTCCTCGACATCATGTACCGCGAGGCCGAGCTCTTCCAGCAGAGCAACAACCTCCGGAACACGCGGCTCGCGATGGCGCAGAACGAGCTGGCCCTCCGCACGGAGCTCCACGAGCTGGACTACCGCATCAAGGAGAGCCGGCGGGGCTACGAGAGCCGGCGCGAGCTGGCGGCGCGCGGGCTCGTGCCGGAGCAGGAGTACGAGTCGGCCCGCGACGAGTACGAGTACCTCGTCGGACGCCGGCTGCTCACCCTCCGGACGCACGCGCAGGACAGCCTCTTCCGCGCCGTCCAGGTGGGCCAGATCGAGGCCTCGCTCGCGCGGATGGAGGCGAATCTCGACGTCGTCAGGAAGAATCTCGACAACCTCGTCATCCGCGCGCCCGTCTCCGGCCATCTCACCTCCCTGAACGCGGCGGCCGGCGAGTCGAAATCGCGGGGAGAGCGGCTCGGCCAGATCGACGTCCTCGACGGCTTCAAGATCCGGCTCGCCGTCGAGGAATACTACATCCAGCGGGTGGACATCGCCCGGCGGGGCGCCGTCGACATCGGCGGCGAGCGGTTCGGCCTGCTCGTGCAGAAGGTCTATCCCGAGGTCGTCGACGGGAGATTCGAGGTGGACATGACCTTCGAGGGGGCCGAGCCCCCGGCGATCAGGCGCGGGCAGACGGTGCGCGTGCGGATCGAGCTCGGCGACGTCTCCGAAGCGGTCCTCCTCCCCCGGGGGAGCTTCAGCCAGAAGACCGGCGGCCGCTGGGTGTTCCTCCTCGACGAGAACAACGCCTCGGCGAAACGGCGGTTCGTCACGCTCGGGATGCAGAATCCCGACTTCTACGAGGTGATCGCGGGGCTCGAGCCGGGCGACCGCGTCGTCACCTCGGCCTACGATGCCTTCGGGGACGCCGACGTCCTCGTCCTGCGGAACTGA
- a CDS encoding ABC transporter ATP-binding protein produces the protein MIRTEHLEKVFRTEEVETTALNDVGIEIEEGEFVAVMGPSGCGKSTLLNVLGLLDSPTAGRYFLFGEEVSNLSERQRAAVRKHNIGFVFQSFNLIDELTIFENVELPLLYLGVGARERRGRVEEVMARLEIMPRRNHFPQQLSGGQQQRAALARAVIARPRLILADEPTGNLDSSHGDEVMSLLAGLNEDGTTIVMVTHSPTYAEYARRVVHLIDGAVVTENIAGTPLA, from the coding sequence ATGATCAGGACAGAGCATCTCGAGAAGGTCTTCAGGACGGAGGAGGTCGAGACGACCGCCCTCAACGATGTCGGCATCGAGATCGAGGAGGGGGAGTTCGTGGCGGTCATGGGGCCGTCCGGCTGCGGCAAATCCACTCTCCTCAACGTCCTCGGCCTGCTCGACAGCCCGACCGCCGGCAGGTACTTCCTCTTCGGCGAGGAGGTCTCGAACCTGTCGGAGCGGCAGCGGGCCGCGGTGAGAAAGCACAACATCGGGTTCGTCTTCCAGAGCTTCAACCTGATCGACGAGCTGACGATCTTCGAGAACGTCGAGCTGCCGCTCCTCTATCTCGGCGTCGGCGCGCGGGAGCGGCGGGGGCGGGTCGAGGAAGTGATGGCCCGGCTCGAGATCATGCCGCGGCGCAATCATTTTCCCCAGCAGCTCTCCGGCGGCCAGCAGCAGCGGGCCGCGCTCGCCCGCGCGGTCATCGCCCGGCCGCGGCTCATCCTCGCGGACGAGCCGACGGGCAATCTCGATTCGTCGCACGGAGACGAGGTGATGAGTCTGCTCGCCGGGCTCAACGAGGACGGCACCACGATCGTCATGGTGACGCATTCGCCGACGTATGCCGAGTACGCGCGGCGGGTCGTCCACCTGATCGACGGCGCGGTGGTGACGGAGAACATCGCGGGCACGCCGCTCGCGTGA
- a CDS encoding ABC transporter permease, translating to MLRHDLSCTLRDIARNRLYAIVTVAGLAVGIASSLLIFVWIVGEFSYDRFHEKGDHIHRILAEDDRDDTAAVYWATSIPLASALRGVQGVADATALRPFTLVAVRGGGRFGFERRFVFTDEAFLRVFSFPLLRGDPATALSRRDAVVLTASAAARYFGDEDPVGRLIEVNDGNWFIVTGVAADPPANSSIRFSFLARLENIPSFYPFMEIDTESWDVHSVMTFVLLEEGADREAVDASVRNFLGGRVSSFAAALRLQPLRDVHLRSARLSGVSLPWRGDIRFVALFAGIGLFILLLACVNAVNLATARAGQRLRSIALRKAAGAAGADILRLLSTEAVVLTVIAGALAAVAVELFLPRFGRIAGVEPAFDGTAAPWFALLAATAVATAVAVAGVLPVVALARDDPAAILHGRTVAGRSGARMRRILVVAQFAIAISLLVATATVSRQIDYILGCDPGFDTERLYTAPIDRGTAGRFDDVRRRLLADPAVEAVAAASNDPVVMSHYTTGAFSLEGRTDPLPVLISYLSASPSFLDLIGVQILEGSIYGADTAAAVVNEEGARRMAPAEAVGTRFDLFWPGRIVGVCADFHFESFHHRIRPLLLMPVSAHYKHLYIRLSPATDALDRLRVAWEEAVPGAPLEIRPVEEALGDRYVGERRLRRVFAWFSGLAVFLSCLGLFGLASFTAERRTKEIGIRKAVGASRARIVMMLSAEFARLVLFASLVAWPVSWLLMRRWLGGFAYATPLEPAVFIGASGLAVLVAILSVCAQALRAASVEPARALRCE from the coding sequence ATGCTGCGACACGATCTCTCCTGTACGCTTCGCGACATCGCGAGGAACCGGCTGTACGCGATCGTCACGGTCGCCGGGCTCGCCGTGGGGATCGCGAGCAGCCTGCTCATCTTCGTCTGGATCGTGGGGGAGTTCTCCTACGACCGCTTCCACGAGAAGGGCGACCACATCCACCGCATCCTCGCCGAGGACGATCGCGACGACACGGCGGCCGTCTACTGGGCCACATCCATTCCGCTGGCTTCCGCCCTGCGCGGCGTGCAGGGCGTCGCCGACGCCACCGCGCTGCGGCCCTTCACCCTCGTCGCCGTGCGGGGCGGCGGCCGGTTCGGCTTCGAGCGGCGATTCGTCTTCACCGACGAGGCCTTTCTCCGCGTCTTCTCCTTCCCCCTCCTGCGCGGCGACCCGGCGACGGCCCTGTCGCGGCGGGATGCCGTGGTGCTCACGGCCTCGGCGGCCGCCCGGTACTTCGGCGACGAGGATCCCGTCGGACGCCTGATCGAGGTGAACGACGGGAACTGGTTCATCGTCACCGGCGTGGCGGCCGATCCGCCAGCGAACTCCAGCATCCGCTTCTCCTTTCTCGCCCGTCTCGAGAACATCCCGTCCTTCTATCCGTTCATGGAGATCGACACGGAATCATGGGACGTCCATTCCGTGATGACCTTCGTCCTCCTCGAGGAGGGGGCCGACCGCGAGGCGGTCGACGCCTCGGTGCGGAACTTCCTCGGCGGGCGCGTCTCCTCGTTCGCGGCCGCCCTCCGGCTGCAGCCCCTCCGCGACGTGCATCTCCGCTCGGCGCGCCTCTCGGGCGTTTCCCTTCCGTGGCGCGGCGATATCCGCTTCGTCGCCCTCTTCGCGGGGATCGGCCTCTTCATCCTCCTGCTCGCCTGCGTGAACGCGGTGAACCTCGCCACGGCCCGCGCCGGCCAGCGCCTCCGCTCGATCGCGCTCCGCAAGGCGGCCGGCGCGGCCGGCGCGGATATCCTCCGGCTCCTTTCGACGGAGGCGGTCGTGCTCACCGTGATCGCCGGCGCCCTCGCAGCGGTGGCGGTGGAGCTTTTCTTGCCCCGATTCGGCCGCATCGCCGGCGTCGAGCCCGCGTTCGACGGGACGGCAGCGCCGTGGTTCGCCCTCCTCGCCGCCACGGCCGTCGCCACGGCCGTCGCCGTCGCCGGCGTGCTCCCCGTCGTCGCGCTGGCCCGCGACGATCCGGCGGCGATCCTCCACGGGCGGACGGTGGCGGGGCGAAGCGGCGCCCGAATGCGGCGGATCCTCGTCGTCGCGCAGTTCGCGATCGCCATCTCCCTGCTCGTCGCAACGGCCACCGTCTCCAGGCAGATCGACTACATCCTCGGCTGCGACCCGGGATTCGACACCGAGCGGCTCTACACCGCGCCGATCGACCGGGGCACGGCCGGGCGATTCGACGACGTGCGCCGCCGGCTTCTCGCCGACCCGGCCGTCGAGGCCGTCGCCGCCGCCTCGAACGATCCGGTCGTCATGTCCCATTACACGACGGGCGCCTTCTCCCTCGAGGGAAGAACCGATCCCCTCCCGGTGCTCATCTCCTACCTGTCGGCGAGCCCCTCCTTCCTCGACCTGATCGGCGTCCAAATCCTGGAGGGCTCGATCTACGGGGCCGATACGGCCGCGGCGGTCGTCAACGAGGAGGGGGCGCGGCGCATGGCGCCGGCGGAGGCGGTCGGGACGCGGTTCGATCTCTTCTGGCCGGGGCGGATCGTGGGGGTCTGCGCCGACTTCCATTTCGAGAGCTTCCACCACCGGATCCGGCCCCTCCTGCTGATGCCCGTTTCCGCACACTACAAGCATCTCTACATCCGGCTCTCCCCGGCGACCGACGCCCTCGACCGCCTGCGCGTTGCCTGGGAGGAGGCGGTCCCGGGAGCCCCCCTCGAGATCAGGCCGGTCGAAGAGGCCCTCGGCGACCGCTACGTCGGGGAACGCCGGCTGCGGCGAGTCTTCGCGTGGTTTTCCGGCCTCGCCGTCTTCCTCTCCTGTCTCGGTCTCTTCGGCCTCGCCTCCTTCACGGCGGAGCGGCGGACGAAGGAGATCGGCATCCGCAAGGCGGTCGGGGCGTCGCGGGCGCGGATCGTCATGATGCTCTCGGCCGAGTTCGCGCGGCTCGTCCTTTTCGCCTCCCTCGTGGCCTGGCCCGTCTCGTGGCTGCTCATGCGCCGCTGGCTCGGCGGCTTCGCGTACGCGACACCGCTGGAGCCGGCTGTCTTCATCGGGGCGAGCGGCCTCGCCGTCCTCGTCGCGATCCTCTCGGTCTGCGCGCAGGCGCTTCGCGCCGCCTCCGTCGAGCCGGCGCGGGCGCTGCGCTGCGAGTGA
- a CDS encoding ABC transporter ATP-binding protein, protein MPEKPLIRMRGIEKSHRHGPLTAWVLRGIDLDVDRGEFVTIMGPSGAGKTTLLNIIGMLDSPTGGEYRFLGEPIQDLGARERADLYRAHVGFIFQSYHLIDDLTVRENIEMPLLYMKTPKTEREKRVRDMLARFGLAGRESLCPGQLSGGQQQRAGVARAVVADPDLLLADEPTGNLHTEESEEIMELFAKLNRGGTTIVQATHSEKNASYGSRVVHLKDGWIVADEQN, encoded by the coding sequence ATGCCGGAAAAGCCGCTCATCCGGATGCGGGGCATCGAGAAAAGCCACCGTCACGGTCCGCTCACCGCCTGGGTGCTGCGCGGCATCGACCTCGACGTCGATCGCGGCGAGTTCGTGACGATCATGGGCCCCTCCGGCGCCGGCAAGACGACGCTCCTCAACATCATCGGCATGCTCGACTCGCCCACCGGCGGCGAGTACCGGTTTCTCGGCGAGCCGATCCAGGATCTCGGCGCGAGGGAACGCGCCGACCTCTACCGGGCGCACGTCGGATTCATCTTCCAGAGCTACCATCTCATCGACGACCTCACCGTCCGCGAAAACATCGAGATGCCCCTGCTCTACATGAAGACGCCGAAAACGGAGCGCGAAAAGCGGGTCCGGGACATGCTCGCACGATTCGGCCTCGCCGGCAGGGAGAGCCTCTGCCCGGGCCAGCTCTCCGGCGGCCAGCAGCAGCGCGCCGGCGTGGCGCGCGCCGTCGTGGCCGATCCCGACCTCCTCCTCGCCGACGAGCCGACGGGCAACCTCCACACGGAGGAGAGCGAGGAGATCATGGAGCTCTTCGCCAAGCTCAACCGGGGAGGGACGACCATCGTCCAGGCGACGCACTCGGAGAAGAACGCCTCGTACGGGAGCCGCGTCGTCCACCTCAAGGACGGGTGGATCGTCGCAGACGAACAGAACTGA
- a CDS encoding ATP-binding protein, with amino-acid sequence MTSRDFRLRMLVRIALLCFNAGLLLFLLLRASLPATTALAALVLVLQAWSLVASIERTNRDLARFLESIEFSDFSIGFERGPGGPSFDELRAAFTAVIARFREISLQREEQARYLNSVVQHVGIGLVAWRDDGTIELVNTAAKRLFDVPRLASIDDLARISPPLRARLEALRPGERDLVTATIGGRMLQISVFLTRLRMRRRVVTLASFQNISPELDEREMAAWQNLVRVFTHEIKNSITPIESLASTLEGFLAADDGRLAAAAGDDAGDIRDALKTIRHRSRGLLQFVDAYRNLTHIPKPEFHAFPVAGLVERVETLVVRGAGDGRISCRRSVKPETLELTADQRLVEQVLINLALNAVQAIAGRPDPRVEIAAAKNERGHVYIQVTDNGPGIGPDLVERIFVPFFSTRKDGSGIGLSLSRQIMRLHRGELTVESRPGEQTTFTMLF; translated from the coding sequence ATGACCTCTAGGGATTTCCGGCTGCGCATGCTCGTGCGGATCGCGCTCCTGTGTTTCAACGCCGGCCTTCTCCTCTTCCTGCTCCTCCGCGCCTCGCTGCCGGCCACCACGGCCCTCGCCGCGCTCGTCCTCGTGCTCCAGGCCTGGTCGCTCGTCGCGTCAATCGAGCGGACCAACCGCGATCTCGCGCGGTTTCTCGAGTCGATCGAGTTCTCCGATTTCTCGATCGGCTTCGAGCGGGGCCCGGGCGGCCCCTCCTTCGACGAGCTCCGCGCCGCCTTCACCGCGGTGATCGCTCGCTTCCGCGAGATCAGCCTCCAGCGAGAGGAGCAGGCCCGCTACCTCAACTCCGTCGTCCAGCACGTGGGGATCGGCCTCGTCGCATGGCGCGACGACGGGACGATCGAGCTCGTCAACACCGCGGCGAAGCGGCTTTTCGACGTGCCCCGCCTCGCCTCCATCGACGATCTCGCGCGGATCTCCCCGCCGCTCCGCGCTCGCCTCGAGGCGCTGCGCCCGGGGGAACGCGATCTCGTCACGGCGACGATCGGCGGCCGCATGCTCCAGATCTCCGTCTTCCTCACGCGGCTCAGGATGCGGCGGCGGGTCGTCACCCTCGCCTCCTTCCAGAACATCAGCCCGGAGCTCGACGAGCGCGAGATGGCGGCCTGGCAGAACCTCGTCCGCGTCTTCACGCACGAGATCAAGAACTCGATCACGCCGATCGAGTCGCTCGCCTCCACCCTGGAAGGCTTCCTCGCCGCCGACGACGGGCGCCTCGCCGCGGCGGCCGGCGACGACGCCGGCGACATCCGCGACGCCCTGAAAACGATCCGCCACCGGAGCCGCGGGCTGCTCCAGTTCGTCGACGCCTACCGCAACCTCACGCACATCCCCAAGCCCGAGTTCCACGCCTTCCCGGTCGCCGGGCTCGTCGAGCGCGTGGAGACGCTCGTCGTGCGGGGGGCGGGAGACGGACGGATCTCGTGCCGCCGCTCGGTCAAGCCAGAGACACTCGAGCTCACCGCCGACCAGCGCCTCGTCGAGCAGGTGCTGATCAACCTCGCCCTGAACGCCGTCCAGGCGATCGCCGGCCGCCCCGACCCGCGCGTGGAGATCGCGGCGGCGAAGAACGAGCGCGGCCACGTCTACATCCAGGTCACCGACAACGGACCGGGGATCGGACCCGACCTCGTCGAGCGGATCTTCGTGCCCTTCTTCAGCACGAGGAAGGACGGCTCGGGGATCGGCCTGAGCCTCTCGCGGCAGATCATGCGGCTGCACCGCGGCGAGCTCACCGTCGAGTCGCGCCCCGGCGAGCAGACGACCTTCACCATGCTCTTCTGA
- a CDS encoding sigma-54-dependent Fis family transcriptional regulator: protein MSRRYGSILIVDDDEDVLFAARLFLRQHVASVQGESDPEKIPALLRAGRFDAVLLDMNFTRDVTSGREGFHWLERILEIDPSTSVILITAYADVDMAVRAIKEGASDFIVKPWQNEKLLATVNAALRLSQSRRELDNLRFRQRQLSDDLDQPFHDFIGTSPPMQQVFEIVEKVAVTDANVLVTGENGTGKELVARAVHRRSPRAAEAFVKVDMGALSGSLFESELFGHVRGAFTDAREHRPGRFEIASGGTLFLDEIGNLPLDLQAKILTALQNRRVTRVGSNTPRDVDIRLISATNMDLGRMVGEGRFRQDLLYRINTVEIRIPPLRERPDDIPLLVDHFLAGYARKYRRPQLHVGAGTIRKLQRYRWPGNVRELQHAVERAVIMGSGSSLGPGDFLFPAAEREGDGLAIDSYDLEEIEKTVIRKAMTRFGGNVSRVARELGLSRAALYRRLERYDL, encoded by the coding sequence ATGTCACGCAGATACGGCTCGATCCTGATCGTCGACGACGACGAGGACGTCCTGTTCGCCGCGCGCCTCTTCCTCCGCCAGCACGTGGCGTCCGTCCAGGGGGAGAGCGATCCCGAGAAGATCCCCGCCCTCCTGCGCGCCGGCCGCTTCGACGCCGTCCTGCTCGACATGAACTTCACCCGCGACGTGACGAGCGGCCGGGAGGGGTTCCACTGGCTCGAGCGTATACTGGAAATCGACCCCTCGACAAGCGTGATCCTCATCACGGCCTACGCCGACGTCGACATGGCCGTGCGGGCGATCAAGGAGGGCGCGAGCGATTTCATCGTCAAGCCGTGGCAGAACGAGAAGCTTTTGGCGACGGTGAACGCGGCGCTCCGCCTGAGCCAGTCGCGGCGGGAGCTGGACAATCTCCGCTTCCGGCAGCGGCAGCTCAGCGACGATCTCGACCAGCCCTTCCACGACTTCATCGGCACCTCCCCGCCGATGCAGCAGGTCTTCGAGATCGTCGAGAAGGTCGCCGTGACCGACGCGAACGTCCTCGTCACCGGCGAGAACGGCACGGGCAAGGAGCTCGTCGCCCGCGCCGTGCACCGCCGCTCGCCACGCGCCGCCGAGGCCTTCGTCAAGGTGGACATGGGCGCCTTGAGCGGATCGCTCTTCGAGAGCGAGCTTTTCGGCCACGTGCGGGGCGCCTTCACCGACGCGCGCGAGCACCGGCCGGGCCGCTTCGAGATCGCCTCGGGGGGCACGCTCTTCCTCGACGAGATCGGCAACCTTCCCCTCGACCTCCAGGCAAAGATCCTCACGGCCCTCCAGAACCGCCGCGTGACCCGCGTCGGCTCGAACACGCCGCGCGACGTCGACATCCGGCTCATCAGCGCGACGAACATGGATCTCGGCCGGATGGTCGGCGAGGGCCGCTTCCGCCAGGACCTCCTCTACCGGATCAACACCGTCGAGATCCGGATCCCGCCGCTCCGCGAGCGTCCCGACGACATCCCGCTCCTCGTCGACCACTTCCTCGCGGGCTACGCGCGCAAGTACCGCCGCCCGCAGCTGCACGTCGGCGCGGGGACGATCCGGAAGCTCCAGCGGTACCGGTGGCCGGGGAACGTCCGCGAGCTCCAGCACGCCGTCGAGCGGGCCGTCATCATGGGGTCCGGGTCGTCGCTCGGCCCGGGGGACTTCCTCTTCCCCGCCGCCGAGCGGGAGGGCGACGGGCTGGCGATCGACTCCTACGATCTCGAGGAGATCGAGAAGACGGTCATCCGCAAGGCGATGACCCGGTTCGGCGGCAACGTGAGCCGCGTGGCCCGCGAGCTCGGGCTGAGCAGGGCGGCCCTCTATCGCAGGCTGGAGCGATATGACCTCTAG